A stretch of DNA from Castor canadensis chromosome 2, mCasCan1.hap1v2, whole genome shotgun sequence:
GTCCCGAGCGGTCCCGGCTTCTCACTTCTTACCCTCTTTTCTTAGGCGGTAACCAGCGTGAGCTCGCCCGCCAGAAGAATATGAAAAAGCAGAGCGACTCGGTTAAGGGAAAGCGCCGAGATGATGGGCTTTCTGCTGCAGCCCGCAAGCAGAGGTAGCcccagggaggggaggggacaggggagacCTGGGTTAGCCAAGGGTTGTACTAGGAAAGAGCGCTACTCAGGGCCTGAATCTGGACTAATCGCGAGGGGAAGAGTGTAGTGCTTCCTCTAGGATTTTATTTCCTCCCCACTTTCCAAATTGTTAGGTCACAACCTTACAGGAAGAGACTGGGGCCGGTCCCTGCCCTTAGTCTGATTTCTGAATGCCCCTGTGTGTGACCTTAAGGGCAAGGGCAGGGAGCGTCACTTACCAAGTACAGTTAAGGTTATGACTGCCCAGTACTTTGGCCCTCCGTGCTGTTAGcttctcctcccttttcccaACTTCTGACTGgtgtagctgggtgtggtactCTGCACAGAATAGAGAGCCTTGGGCCTGTGTGGCCAGACTTCTGACCCTTGGGCAACAGCCAGATGGAGACTGATTACCTTTTGAGCCTCAGCTCTATTCCTCTTGTTCTCCTAGGGTGGGAATACAGCAGCCACATGCTGAACTTTGTCCCAACCACTTCCATCTTATCCTTTGTGCCCTTCATCCCCCTGCATCTTGTCCCTTTTGCCCTCTGGTACCTCCCAGTGCCCCATCATCTCTACCCCCAGGGACTCGGAGATCATGCAGCAGAAGCAGAAAAAGGCAAACGAGAAGAAGGAGGAACCCAAGTAGCTTTGTGGCTTCGTGTCCAACCCTCTTGCCCTTCGCCTGTGTGCCTGGAGCCAGTCCCACCATGCTCGCGTTTCCTCCTGTAGTGCTCACAGGTCCCAGCACCGATGGCATTCCCTTTGCCCTGAGTCTGCAGCGGGTCCCTTTTGTGCTTCCTTCCCCTCAGGTAGCCTCTCTCCCCCTGGGCCACTCCTGGGGGTGAAGTGGTTACCCCTTCCCAGTGTTTTTTATTCCTGTGGGGCACACCCCAAAGTATTAAAAGTAGCTTTGTAATTCCTTGAGCGCCTGGTTTGACTGGGGATTGGGGGGGGGATGGGGATGGAGGAGTGACTGCCCTTTTCCACCAAAAGGGGAAAGCTCTTTAGACTCTTAAGAAAGAGATTGTGGATCTGTAGACTTAATAAGTGAAACATCACAGAAGAATCCTTTATTTTACTATTAGAGCCAGAAAAGCAATCCAATTATGTGGTAGAGGAGTCCTTTAAGAAACATAGActtcttttctgtgatttttgtcctCCACCCAGACCTTGAACACCATCCTGAGGATGGAGTTGAGGACCTAAGAGGGAATGTTCCAAAACCTAAGTTTAtgcctctcttcctcctcattcTTCCTCAGTTTGTCTGTCTGCTTGAAAGTTAGCCAAAAAATCCTGCTCACCAACTTCAGTTGTCAGCTGCTCTTAAGTGTTCCTATTTCTCTTTTGTCATTCCTTGTGGAATGAGGGTGGTTTTTGTCTTCCCACTTCCTTTGACCCTCAACATCAGGATTAAAACCTGGGGTAGCCTTTgaactcttttcttcctttgcccTGGTTTGTTCTGTGGTTCTGGGCTTCTTATATCCCTGTGCCCAGGACCAAactgctcattttctttttttatctccaAAGGCAGACCCAAGTCTTGAGACCCTGTTGTCTTTCCCTACCCCCACCTCCAGCTCAGGAGCCAGGAAGGGACTGGTGCCACACTGTCTGCTCGGATCAAGCAGTGGTACCTGAGCTGATTTTGAGTTAGGCTCTTGAGCTGGGATGAAGACATAACGGTATCTCCAGTGAGTCAGAAGCTGCCCATGGCATTAGGGTGTGTTTGACCACTTCTTCCAGTTATGTCCTTTAGGTGCTGAACTCCCCATAGCCAAGACTAGGGGCACAAACTTAAGGAAGCCCTGTTTGTTAAATAACCTAGACTGGAGGCTGTTTTTTACTTTGCAGTACTGATACGATGGCAGTCTTGATTAAGGCTAAGAAGGGGCTGGGGATTCTGGGTGGGAGACCAACAAATTGGTGCCAGTAGCAGCCCCAGATAGAGGAGTACACAGGCCCAGCATGAGGCAACCTTGACCCAGAA
This window harbors:
- the Serf2 gene encoding small EDRK-rich factor 2 isoform X1 — protein: MTRGNQRELARQKNMKKQSDSVKGKRRDDGLSAAARKQRDSEIMQQKQKKANEKKEEPK
- the Serf2 gene encoding small EDRK-rich factor 2 isoform X2, with the translated sequence MTRGNQRELARQKNMKKQSDSVKGKRRDDGLSAAARKQSAPSSLPPGTRRSCSRSRKRQTRRRRNPSSFVASCPTLLPFACVPGASPTMLAFPPVVLTGPSTDGIPFALSLQRVPFVLPSPQVASLPLGHSWG